The following proteins come from a genomic window of Streptomyces liliiviolaceus:
- a CDS encoding HNH endonuclease family protein — protein MLTFALRSLTAAAFLALPLTAPAAAESARHGAPLPLAAAVELLPSAVESREGYQRNSFKHWNVGQNPSDGCNTRAEVLIAESRVEPIVEAGCKIVAGEWYSYYDGVTLTAPGGLDIDHMVPLAEAWDSGASTWTAQRREAYANDQGAEHSLEAVSARSNRAKSDKDPADWQPPLADARCTYTAHWVATKLRWQLTVDDRERAALSELAAGCGQETVDYETAP, from the coding sequence ATGCTCACCTTCGCGTTGCGCAGCCTGACGGCTGCCGCTTTCCTCGCCCTGCCTCTGACTGCCCCGGCCGCCGCGGAGTCCGCCCGGCACGGTGCCCCGCTGCCCCTGGCGGCCGCGGTCGAATTGCTGCCGTCGGCCGTCGAGTCCCGTGAGGGGTACCAGCGCAACTCCTTCAAGCACTGGAACGTGGGCCAGAATCCGTCCGACGGCTGCAATACCCGCGCCGAGGTACTGATCGCCGAATCACGGGTAGAACCGATCGTCGAGGCAGGCTGCAAGATCGTGGCAGGCGAGTGGTACTCGTATTACGACGGGGTCACCCTCACCGCTCCCGGCGGTCTGGACATCGACCATATGGTTCCGCTCGCCGAAGCCTGGGACTCCGGCGCCTCCACCTGGACAGCCCAGCGCCGCGAGGCCTACGCCAACGACCAAGGCGCCGAGCACAGTCTGGAGGCGGTCTCCGCCCGCAGCAACCGCGCCAAGAGCGACAAGGACCCCGCCGACTGGCAACCGCCGCTCGCCGACGCCCGCTGCACCTACACCGCGCACTGGGTCGCCACCAAGCTGCGCTGGCAACTGACCGTCGACGACCGCGAACGCGCTGCCCTGTCCGAGCTCGCGGCAGGCTGCGGGCAGGAGACGGTCGACTACGAGACCGCGCCGTAG